From a region of the Zingiber officinale cultivar Zhangliang chromosome 10B, Zo_v1.1, whole genome shotgun sequence genome:
- the LOC122030349 gene encoding peroxidase 12-like, giving the protein MASSSFSVFLFLLMLSSCIAFLPSPSQAYNYPPIVNGLSFSYYKSTCPQVELLVRSYLKEAFKKNIGLAAGLLRLHFHDCFVQGCDGSILLDGSAGGPSEKQAPPNLTLRQAAFNAINEIQAIVTKACGSIVSCSDIAALSARDSVSWSGGPDYLVPLGRRDGLTFATMATVLKFLPSPNSNVSFLITSLAQLNLNTTDLVTLSGGHTIGIGHCTSFDSRLFPSQDPTLNPPFAKNLYLTCPVKNTTNTTVNDIRTPNLFDNKYYVDLLNREGLFTSDQGLYGDSRTKPIVTSFAGDQALFFQNFVYSMTKMGQLSVLTGNKGQIRRNCSAINPSDNHFLATNVDADESKLF; this is encoded by the exons ATGGCTTCTTCCTCATTTTCAGTCTTCCTGTTCCTGCTTATGCTCTCATCATGCATTGCCTTCCTGCCTTCTCCCTCTCAGGCTTACAATTACCCTCCCATAGTCAACGGCCTCTCCTTTTCCTACTACAAGTCAACCTGCCCCCAGGTAGAGCTCCTCGTCAGGAGCTACCTGAAAGAAGCTTTCAAGAAGAACATCGGCCTGGCAGCAGGCCTCCTCCGCCTCCACTTCCATGACTGCTTCGTTCAG GGTTGTGATGGATCAATACTGCTTGATGGGTCGGCCGGAGGGCCAAGTGAGAAGCAAGCGCCACCCAACTTGACCCTCCGACAAGCAGCCTTCAACGCCATCAATGAGATCCAAGCTATTGTAACCAAGGCTTGTGGGTCGATTGTCTCGTGCTCGGACATTGCTGCTCTCTCTGCTCGTGATTCCGTCTCCTGG TCGGGTGGGCCCGACTACTTGGTTCCTCTCGGCCGGCGCGACGGCCTAACCTTCGCCACCATGGCCACCGTCCTCAAATTCCTGCCGTCCCCTAACTCCAACGTCTCCTTCCTGATCACCTCCCTCGCCCAGCTCAACCTCAACACCACTGACCTCGTCACCCTCTCCGGCGGCCACACCATCGGAATCGGCCACTGCACCTCCTTCGACAGCCGCCTATTCCCCTCGCAGGATCCCACCCTCAATCCCCCCTTCGCCAAGAATCTCTATCTGACGTGCCCCGTCAAGAATACCACCAACACCACCGTCAACGACATCCGCACGCCCAACCTCTTCGACAACAAGTATTACGTGGACCTGCTGAACAGGGAGGGGCTGTTCACGTCGGACCAGGGCCTGTACGGCGATTCCAGGACGAAGCCCATCGTTACGAGCTTTGCGGGTGATCAGGCTCTCTTCTTTCAAAACTTCGTCTACTCGATGACAAAGATGGGGCAGCTAAGCGTGCTGACGGGGAACAAGGGCCAGATCCGTCGAAATTGCTCCGCCATCAATCCCTCAGACAACCACTTCTTGGCCACAAATGTTGATGCTGATGAAAGTAAGTTGTTCTAA